One Defluviitoga tunisiensis genomic window carries:
- a CDS encoding penicillin-binding transpeptidase domain-containing protein: MKEKRVKLLFLLFLISFCLMFLRSFQLQVVDWEQYTLKVQDISTRILVEQPERGKIYDRNGKLLAWNEKIYQISNLGGILKEDTEKKLYSILKDSVDNPNTVIDKLNFQKKVILNINSVQALKIANLDSNLVVQEKYLRKYAHESLYHVLGYVDNEGYPRTGLEMVYDEKLRGNYGYNMLIMSSSKGSTQLVEKTHSIPGNNIVLSLDLDLQIKAYNYMKDSNHNGVILISDPNTGEILVFVSYPSPDPNMFSEGMNSLEYKKILNDKNKILVNRAVSSCYPPGSIIKPFIAYSALEAGVSPYATINSTGIYYLKNANGVIIDQLEDWNPQGHGETNLIKSIRASVNSYYYWLGENLGIDYLEGYADKFKLVEPTSIDIPFEKRGNFPGRKWKLDNLGEVWYPGETLRVYIGQSATTMTPIQILRMYNILATRGTYYKFNLFMKEEDFLGNIINKYEPILIDKYELNNDYLKYIYQGMIEVTTFEGPTYEQGTAFPAFKDFPITVAGKTGTAQVDREKHSHSWFAGFLPANNPHYSIVVFIEYGGMGSDTAAPVARKILDDLIINYY; encoded by the coding sequence ATGAAAGAGAAAAGAGTTAAATTATTATTTTTACTATTTCTGATTTCTTTCTGTTTAATGTTCTTACGTTCTTTTCAACTTCAAGTAGTAGATTGGGAACAGTACACCTTAAAAGTACAAGATATAAGTACACGAATTTTAGTTGAACAACCAGAAAGAGGCAAAATTTATGATAGAAATGGTAAATTATTGGCTTGGAATGAAAAAATTTATCAAATTTCCAATTTGGGGGGTATTTTAAAAGAAGATACCGAGAAAAAATTATACTCGATTTTAAAAGATTCAGTAGATAATCCCAATACTGTAATAGATAAATTGAATTTTCAAAAGAAAGTTATTTTGAATATAAACTCTGTGCAAGCCTTAAAAATAGCTAATCTTGATTCGAACCTAGTGGTACAGGAAAAATACTTAAGAAAATATGCTCATGAATCGTTATATCATGTTTTAGGATATGTAGACAATGAAGGCTATCCTAGAACAGGTTTAGAAATGGTCTATGATGAAAAATTACGAGGAAATTATGGATATAATATGTTAATAATGTCTTCGAGTAAAGGCAGTACACAATTAGTTGAAAAAACTCATTCAATTCCTGGAAACAATATTGTTTTGAGTTTAGATTTGGACTTACAAATTAAGGCTTATAACTATATGAAAGATTCTAATCATAATGGTGTGATTCTTATTTCAGATCCGAATACTGGCGAGATATTAGTATTTGTCAGTTATCCTTCACCCGATCCTAATATGTTTTCAGAAGGTATGAACAGTTTAGAATATAAAAAGATTTTAAATGATAAAAATAAAATATTAGTTAACCGTGCTGTTTCATCATGCTACCCGCCAGGCTCTATAATCAAACCTTTTATAGCTTATAGTGCGTTAGAAGCAGGAGTATCACCATATGCAACAATTAATTCAACAGGAATCTATTATTTAAAAAATGCTAATGGCGTAATTATTGATCAACTTGAAGATTGGAACCCCCAGGGTCATGGAGAGACTAATTTGATCAAGTCAATAAGAGCTTCTGTTAATAGTTACTACTATTGGTTGGGTGAAAACTTAGGTATCGATTATTTAGAAGGGTATGCGGATAAATTTAAATTAGTTGAACCCACTTCAATAGATATTCCTTTTGAAAAAAGAGGTAATTTTCCTGGAAGAAAGTGGAAGCTTGATAATTTGGGAGAGGTATGGTACCCTGGAGAAACTCTTAGAGTGTATATAGGTCAGAGTGCAACTACTATGACACCAATACAAATTTTAAGGATGTACAACATTTTAGCTACACGAGGCACTTATTATAAATTTAATTTATTTATGAAAGAAGAAGATTTTTTAGGAAATATTATAAATAAATATGAACCTATTTTGATAGATAAATATGAATTGAACAATGATTATTTAAAATATATCTATCAAGGAATGATTGAAGTTACTACTTTTGAGGGACCAACTTACGAACAAGGTACTGCTTTTCCTGCTTTTAAAGATTTTCCAATTACTGTAGCAGGAAAAACAGGAACTGCACAAGTTGATAGAGAGAAACACTCTCATTCATGGTTTGCAGGTTTTTTGCCAGCAAATAATCCCCATTATTCAATAGTTGTCTTTATTGAATATGGGGGTATGGGGTCAGACACAGCAGCCCCAGTTGCACGTAAAATTCTAGATGACTTAATTATAAATTACTACTAA
- the mreB gene encoding rod shape-determining protein: MKSYMRSYLGIDLGTANTIVYMKGKGVILNEPSVIALNRDNGEIICVGIEAKKMIGKTPANIFAIRPLKEGVIADYNVAVAMLKYYINAAVGNFVILKPVVVVGVPTGATEVEKSALREAALDAGASKAFLIEEAMATAIGAGLDVEEPSGNMIVDIGGGTTEIAVISLGNIVLSKSLRVAGDQMDQEIMDYIKTRYNIVIGEKTAERIKMEIGNVYDSDENNKLSMEIVGLDVLSGLPKTIQVSGYEVRQAIKNSVGKIIENIKSAIEETPPELLYDIVNKGIFLAGGGAMIKGMKELIEKETFIRVIVADDPITCVARGAGLVIDKINILRTL; this comes from the coding sequence ATGAAATCTTATATGAGGAGTTACCTTGGCATAGACCTAGGAACAGCCAATACAATTGTATATATGAAAGGAAAAGGAGTTATTTTAAATGAACCCTCCGTTATTGCTCTTAATCGGGATAATGGCGAGATAATCTGTGTTGGTATCGAAGCTAAAAAGATGATTGGAAAAACACCTGCTAATATTTTTGCCATTAGACCTTTAAAGGAAGGCGTGATAGCTGACTACAACGTGGCAGTTGCTATGTTAAAATATTATATTAATGCAGCAGTTGGTAACTTTGTTATCCTAAAGCCAGTTGTTGTTGTTGGAGTTCCGACAGGGGCAACCGAGGTTGAAAAAAGTGCTTTGAGAGAGGCTGCTTTAGATGCAGGTGCAAGTAAGGCTTTTTTAATAGAAGAAGCTATGGCGACAGCTATTGGCGCAGGATTAGATGTGGAAGAACCATCTGGTAATATGATTGTAGATATTGGTGGAGGGACAACAGAAATAGCAGTTATTTCTCTTGGAAATATCGTATTATCTAAATCACTACGAGTAGCAGGAGATCAAATGGATCAAGAAATAATGGATTATATAAAAACAAGATATAACATAGTTATCGGCGAAAAAACAGCCGAAAGGATAAAAATGGAAATAGGTAATGTATATGATAGTGACGAGAATAATAAGTTGAGCATGGAAATAGTGGGACTAGATGTATTATCTGGTTTACCAAAAACTATTCAGGTTTCTGGTTATGAAGTTAGACAGGCAATTAAAAATTCTGTTGGAAAGATAATTGAAAATATTAAATCAGCTATAGAAGAGACTCCTCCAGAGTTATTATATGATATAGTAAATAAAGGTATATTTCTTGCAGGTGGAGGTGCCATGATAAAAGGCATGAAAGAACTTATTGAAAAGGAAACATTTATTAGGGTAATTGTGGCGGATGATCCAATAACCTGTGTTGCAAGAGGTGCAGGATTAGTTATAGATAAAATAAATATTTTAAGAACGCTTTGA
- a CDS encoding helix-turn-helix domain-containing protein, producing the protein MKIGEKIKSLRIMRNMTQEELAVRSDLTKGFISQVERDLTSPTIESLEMILRALGTDLKEFFSNLENKEKVVYTKEDRIPIYDTPEGVYEELLLTASDPKNIEPSFIILDPNKATEIEKPHEGVEFGFVIEGTIELHLNKETYIIDTGECFFFTPNKKHYIKNKSKNQKAKFIWIEIF; encoded by the coding sequence ATGAAAATCGGTGAAAAAATAAAAAGTTTAAGGATTATGAGAAATATGACTCAAGAAGAATTAGCTGTAAGATCAGATTTAACAAAGGGTTTTATTTCTCAAGTTGAAAGAGACTTAACTTCCCCGACTATAGAAAGTTTAGAAATGATTTTAAGGGCTCTTGGAACAGATTTAAAGGAATTCTTTTCAAATCTAGAAAACAAAGAAAAAGTTGTTTATACAAAAGAGGATAGAATTCCTATATATGATACTCCTGAAGGTGTTTATGAAGAACTCTTGTTAACAGCTAGCGATCCAAAAAATATTGAACCTTCTTTTATTATACTTGATCCAAACAAAGCAACGGAAATTGAAAAGCCTCATGAAGGAGTAGAATTCGGGTTTGTTATTGAAGGTACAATTGAGCTTCATTTAAACAAAGAAACATATATAATAGATACTGGAGAATGTTTCTTTTTTACACCAAATAAGAAACACTACATAAAAAATAAAAGTAAAAATCAAAAAGCAAAATTTATTTGGATAGAAATATTTTAA
- the speD gene encoding adenosylmethionine decarboxylase encodes MAKFLGRHLIAELYDCDEEILNNVTEIEYQMTKAAIECGATIVTSTFHRFLPHGVSGAIIISESHLAIHTWPEYKYASLDIYTCGDSVDPWVAFNYLKDAFKSGRQEVIENKRGMFETIGVPNDSLHKVEVK; translated from the coding sequence ATGGCAAAATTTTTAGGTAGGCATTTAATAGCTGAGCTATATGATTGTGACGAAGAAATACTAAACAACGTTACTGAAATTGAATACCAAATGACTAAAGCAGCTATTGAATGTGGGGCAACAATTGTAACATCCACCTTTCACCGTTTTTTACCTCATGGAGTGAGCGGTGCAATAATAATTTCGGAATCCCATCTAGCTATTCATACTTGGCCTGAATATAAATATGCCTCGTTGGATATCTATACATGTGGAGATTCCGTTGATCCCTGGGTAGCTTTTAATTATTTAAAAGATGCTTTTAAATCTGGTAGGCAAGAAGTAATTGAAAATAAACGTGGCATGTTCGAAACTATTGGAGTTCCAAATGATTCATTACATAAAGTTGAGGTGAAATAA
- the speE gene encoding polyamine aminopropyltransferase: protein MSEKVYPPFIFNEFDRINKFGLFMDVEKVIYSGVTKFQRIDIFETKAFGKVFTLDGVTMTRDSDEFVYHEMISHVPLFLHENPKKVLVIGGGDGGTVREVLKHPSIEKVIMCELDEEVVEATKKYLPNLSYELNNPKVHLVFEDGSKFIKNFNNEFDVIIIDSTDPTEGGGGALYTESFYQDCFKALTENGVFTAQTEDPFLKKEWMVRAYKSISSVFNVAKLYLGFVPQYPPGTWSWTFASKNIDPIKDFNPEKVRNFDKELKYYNEEMHVASFALPNFVKKMIKDI from the coding sequence ATGTCAGAAAAGGTTTATCCCCCTTTCATTTTTAATGAGTTTGATAGAATAAACAAATTTGGTTTATTTATGGATGTTGAAAAGGTCATTTATTCTGGGGTCACTAAATTTCAGAGAATTGATATCTTCGAAACTAAGGCATTCGGAAAAGTATTCACGCTAGATGGAGTAACGATGACCAGGGATTCAGATGAGTTCGTATATCATGAGATGATCTCTCACGTTCCTCTATTTCTCCACGAAAATCCTAAAAAAGTGCTTGTAATAGGTGGAGGGGACGGTGGAACAGTTAGAGAAGTTTTAAAACACCCTTCTATAGAAAAAGTTATTATGTGTGAATTGGACGAAGAGGTTGTGGAAGCAACCAAAAAATATTTACCTAATTTGTCCTATGAACTTAATAACCCTAAAGTTCATCTTGTATTTGAAGATGGTAGTAAATTCATAAAAAACTTTAATAATGAATTTGATGTAATTATAATTGATTCAACTGATCCCACTGAAGGTGGAGGAGGCGCTCTTTATACAGAAAGTTTTTACCAGGATTGTTTTAAAGCACTCACGGAAAATGGTGTCTTTACCGCTCAAACGGAAGATCCTTTCTTAAAGAAAGAGTGGATGGTCAGAGCCTATAAAAGTATTAGCTCAGTATTCAACGTTGCTAAACTATACTTAGGGTTTGTTCCTCAATATCCCCCAGGCACATGGTCATGGACATTTGCATCAAAAAATATAGACCCAATAAAAGATTTTAATCCAGAAAAAGTTAGGAACTTTGATAAAGAATTAAAGTACTATAATGAGGAGATGCATGTAGCTTCTTTTGCATTACCTAATTTTGTAAAAAAGATGATAAAAGATATATAA
- a CDS encoding SPL family radical SAM protein codes for MIKSNTNYIANSFSHIYIENSVFDFPITQYIIDRFPRSKIVRIENYNEVFSRKNQNPYLQKLSPSLIVGEKKEGFFYKGSRLCHNFEEEHFYYTNFILNCLFDCDYCYLKGMNLSSNIVFFVNLNDYFNEIARLLNTKNKLYLSISYDSDILIFDEIYPFLNEWYNFVEKNPKITVEIRTKSVLWKKFIKYKSLDNLILSWSLAPSDIIVQYEKKTPSLEARLNAISQLLKRDWKINLALDPLIYTGKPWKIIYKEFLEYLVTKIDINLINSITVGVFRIPINYLRRMKSFSNSPISFFPYETVEGVASYPKDLKEEMLNYVVLFLERYFNRDKIYIK; via the coding sequence TTGATCAAATCAAACACCAACTATATAGCTAATTCATTTTCTCATATATATATTGAAAATTCTGTGTTCGATTTTCCAATAACTCAATACATTATTGATAGATTTCCAAGAAGTAAGATAGTAAGAATAGAGAATTATAACGAGGTATTTTCAAGAAAAAATCAAAATCCATATCTACAAAAATTATCACCTTCTTTGATTGTAGGAGAAAAAAAAGAAGGATTTTTTTATAAAGGTTCTAGACTATGCCATAATTTTGAAGAAGAACACTTTTACTACACCAATTTCATATTAAATTGTTTGTTTGATTGTGATTATTGTTATCTAAAAGGTATGAATTTATCTTCCAATATAGTTTTTTTTGTAAATTTGAATGATTATTTTAATGAAATTGCTAGATTACTTAATACAAAAAACAAGTTATATCTCAGCATTTCGTATGATTCTGATATTCTAATTTTTGATGAAATTTATCCGTTTTTAAATGAATGGTATAATTTTGTTGAGAAGAATCCTAAAATTACCGTGGAAATAAGAACGAAGAGTGTTCTGTGGAAGAAGTTTATAAAATATAAATCTTTAGATAATTTGATATTATCTTGGAGCTTGGCTCCTTCTGACATTATTGTTCAGTATGAAAAGAAAACGCCCTCATTGGAAGCTAGACTAAACGCTATATCTCAACTGTTGAAAAGAGATTGGAAAATAAATTTAGCGTTAGATCCACTAATATACACCGGGAAGCCTTGGAAAATTATTTACAAAGAATTTTTGGAGTACTTAGTAACAAAAATAGATATAAATTTAATCAATTCCATAACCGTAGGAGTCTTTAGAATACCTATAAACTATTTAAGAAGGATGAAAAGTTTTTCTAATTCTCCCATTTCATTCTTTCCTTACGAAACTGTTGAAGGTGTTGCTTCTTATCCGAAAGATCTTAAGGAGGAAATGTTAAACTACGTAGTCTTATTTCTCGAAAGGTACTTTAACAGGGATAAGATATATATAAAATAA
- a CDS encoding 5'-methylthioadenosine/S-adenosylhomocysteine nucleosidase family protein gives MINILCALRAEAEEIIKKYRLKKIHDKPFEIFISNDVRLIISGIGKVNAAGATAFILSDLDIDFNSTDIFINFGICGALQKEYVVGELILCNKVLDYEMRKSFFTDILIDYGLYEASIQTINNLDEQYDFLEDLVDMEASAAFKMASKFLYTHQIYVLKIVSDLVYEKSNERISRGFVKNLVKNKIETIINFVDVTESFLKNNPPFFQREDLELIEEVSNSLKLTFSQQEQLKNAYCFYKSHNRCEPAFLKDYLIIKPENSKERNVIFDQIKHQLYS, from the coding sequence ATGATTAATATCCTATGTGCTTTAAGGGCAGAAGCAGAAGAAATAATTAAGAAGTATAGATTAAAAAAAATACATGATAAACCTTTTGAAATTTTTATTTCTAACGATGTAAGGCTCATAATTTCTGGTATAGGAAAGGTAAATGCCGCTGGTGCTACAGCTTTTATTTTAAGTGATTTAGATATTGATTTTAATTCGACGGATATTTTTATAAATTTTGGTATTTGTGGGGCATTACAAAAAGAATATGTTGTAGGTGAACTTATTTTATGTAATAAAGTACTAGACTATGAAATGCGAAAAAGTTTCTTTACAGATATTTTGATTGATTACGGATTATATGAGGCATCCATACAAACTATAAATAACCTGGATGAACAATATGATTTTTTAGAAGATCTCGTGGACATGGAGGCTTCAGCTGCTTTTAAAATGGCTTCAAAGTTTTTGTATACTCACCAAATTTATGTTCTTAAGATTGTGTCTGATCTGGTTTACGAAAAAAGTAATGAAAGAATCTCCAGAGGATTTGTAAAAAATTTAGTAAAAAACAAAATAGAAACAATAATTAATTTTGTTGATGTAACCGAATCTTTTCTAAAAAACAATCCTCCTTTTTTTCAAAGAGAAGATCTTGAACTGATAGAGGAAGTATCAAATTCTTTAAAATTGACGTTTTCTCAACAAGAACAATTAAAAAATGCCTATTGCTTTTATAAATCTCACAACCGTTGTGAACCAGCTTTCTTAAAAGATTACTTAATAATTAAGCCTGAAAATTCAAAAGAAAGGAATGTAATTTTTGATCAAATCAAACACCAACTATATAGCTAA
- the dnaX gene encoding DNA polymerase III subunit gamma/tau: protein MNSNLYRKYRPRNFEDIIGQPHVVKYFYNALKKGEISHAYIFSGPRGTGKTTTARILAKALNCKNPLDFNPCNECENCVSINKNSFIDVIELDAASNRGIDEIRNIRDSTNYLPVYGNYKVYIIDEFHMLTREAFNALLKTLEEPPAHVIFVLATTNLEKVPDTIISRAQIINFKNLSMKDILLGLKKIADLEGIKYDEKALEIIAKKAKGSMRDAISMFEQVEKFGDDKVFLEDVMDILGLFDESFVSKFINNVSDSNIDGFLSQSEELFKQGKDPEILLEESIEYIFDRIKEKEDPFFDIEMMKEFNVILKDLKYSENKRLTFDVEVLGFITRGLKSTTLNSSFKDVPEGGTIKEINKNDTDFNTEYFNNPIIVKIMNFFRDPRSKKTNLAIYYSLLASKIEIRNNRIIFNFSENELLEYEILKKYIDELKVNISLLINESYEVSLLFSGKENETFNLSEKAPTYQEKRLF, encoded by the coding sequence ATGAATAGTAATTTGTATAGAAAATATAGGCCTAGAAATTTTGAAGATATAATTGGTCAGCCTCATGTTGTTAAGTATTTTTATAATGCCCTTAAAAAAGGTGAAATTTCTCATGCATACATTTTTTCAGGGCCACGAGGTACAGGGAAAACGACAACAGCTAGAATTTTAGCTAAAGCTTTGAATTGTAAAAATCCATTAGATTTTAATCCATGCAATGAATGTGAAAATTGTGTTTCAATTAACAAGAATAGTTTTATAGATGTAATTGAATTAGATGCTGCTTCTAATAGGGGTATTGATGAAATTAGAAATATACGTGATTCAACAAATTATCTGCCAGTATATGGCAATTATAAAGTATACATAATAGATGAGTTTCATATGTTGACTAGAGAAGCGTTTAATGCATTGTTAAAGACTTTAGAAGAGCCTCCCGCCCATGTTATTTTTGTTTTGGCTACAACAAATTTAGAGAAAGTTCCTGATACAATTATTTCGCGAGCTCAGATAATCAACTTTAAAAATTTATCAATGAAAGATATATTGCTAGGTTTGAAAAAAATAGCTGATTTAGAAGGAATTAAATACGATGAAAAAGCCTTAGAAATAATTGCTAAAAAAGCAAAAGGAAGTATGAGAGATGCAATATCCATGTTTGAACAAGTTGAAAAGTTTGGCGATGACAAAGTATTCTTAGAGGATGTTATGGATATATTAGGGTTATTTGATGAAAGTTTTGTAAGCAAATTCATAAATAATGTGTCTGATTCAAATATAGATGGTTTTTTATCTCAATCTGAGGAATTGTTTAAACAAGGAAAAGATCCTGAAATATTATTAGAAGAATCAATAGAATACATATTTGATAGGATTAAAGAAAAAGAAGATCCGTTTTTTGATATTGAGATGATGAAAGAATTCAATGTTATTCTTAAAGATTTAAAGTATAGCGAAAATAAAAGATTAACATTTGATGTTGAAGTTCTTGGATTCATTACTAGAGGTCTAAAATCTACAACTCTTAACTCTTCTTTTAAAGATGTACCTGAAGGTGGTACAATCAAGGAAATAAATAAGAACGATACTGATTTTAATACAGAGTATTTTAATAATCCGATTATAGTAAAAATAATGAACTTTTTTAGAGATCCACGAAGCAAAAAAACAAATTTAGCTATTTATTATTCTTTGTTAGCTTCAAAAATTGAGATTAGAAATAATAGGATAATCTTTAATTTTTCTGAGAATGAGTTATTAGAATATGAAATATTAAAGAAGTATATTGACGAATTAAAGGTTAATATATCCCTTTTAATAAATGAATCTTATGAAGTTTCACTCCTGTTTTCAGGAAAAGAAAACGAAACTTTTAATTTATCCGAAAAGGCTCCAACTTATCAAGAGAAAAGATTATTCTAG
- the speE gene encoding polyamine aminopropyltransferase — translation MEKVYPPFIFNEFDRKNKFGLFMDVEKVIYSGVTKFQRIDIFETKAFGKVFTLDGVPMTCELDEFVYHEMISHVPLFLHENPKKVLVIGGGDGGTVREVLKHPSIEKVIMCELDEEVVEATKKYLPNLSYELNNPKVHLVFEDGSKFIKNFNNEFDVIIIDSTDPTEGGGGALYTESFYQDCFKALTENGVFTAQTEEPFIEKEWMIRAYKRISSVFNVAKLYLGFVPEYTPGTWSWTFASKNIDPIKDFNPEKVRNFDKELKYYNEEMHVASFALPNFVKKMIKDI, via the coding sequence TTGGAAAAGGTTTATCCTCCTTTCATTTTTAATGAGTTCGATAGAAAAAACAAATTTGGTTTATTTATGGATGTTGAAAAGGTCATTTATTCTGGGGTCACTAAATTTCAGAGAATTGATATCTTCGAAACTAAGGCGTTCGGAAAAGTATTCACACTAGACGGCGTTCCTATGACCTGCGAATTAGATGAATTTGTATATCATGAGATGATCTCTCACGTTCCTCTATTTCTCCACGAAAATCCTAAAAAAGTACTCGTAATAGGTGGAGGGGACGGTGGAACAGTTAGAGAAGTTTTAAAACACCCTTCTATAGAAAAAGTTATTATGTGTGAATTGGACGAAGAGGTTGTGGAAGCAACCAAAAAATATTTACCTAATTTGTCCTATGAACTTAATAACCCAAAAGTTCATCTTGTATTTGAAGATGGTAGTAAATTCATAAAAAACTTTAATAATGAATTTGATGTAATTATAATTGATTCAACTGATCCCACTGAAGGTGGAGGAGGCGCTCTTTATACAGAAAGTTTTTACCAGGATTGTTTTAAAGCACTCACGGAAAATGGTGTCTTCACTGCTCAAACGGAAGAGCCATTTATAGAAAAAGAGTGGATGATCAGAGCCTATAAACGTATTAGCTCAGTATTCAACGTTGCTAAACTATACTTGGGGTTTGTCCCAGAATATACACCAGGAACATGGTCATGGACATTTGCATCAAAAAATATAGACCCAATAAAAGATTTTAATCCAGAAAAAGTTAGGAACTTTGATAAAGAATTAAAGTACTATAATGAGGAGATGCATGTAGCTTCTTTTGCATTACCTAATTTTGTAAAAAAGATGATAAAAGATATATAA
- a CDS encoding IMPACT family protein has product MKYLSIKDSKEISINIERSIFIGNAQKVNTIEEAQNYIKYITQKYNNATHNCWAYKVGDGNQEFFHYSDNGEPSGTAGKPIYGIIEKYNLFNVAIVVTRYFGGVKLGIRGLIDAYSSCAEEVVKNSRLTKFETTFIFEVRCSYSNYSQILRLISQESGIYLLFQEFLEDVFFRIEIIESIKERVLPIIENNSQEITFIGTSEREL; this is encoded by the coding sequence ATGAAATATCTATCAATAAAAGATTCAAAAGAAATTTCTATTAATATAGAACGATCTATTTTTATAGGGAATGCACAAAAAGTTAATACAATAGAAGAAGCTCAAAATTATATAAAATATATAACTCAAAAATATAACAATGCAACTCACAATTGTTGGGCGTATAAAGTTGGAGACGGGAATCAAGAATTTTTTCATTATTCAGATAATGGAGAACCTTCAGGAACTGCTGGAAAACCTATATATGGCATAATAGAAAAATATAATTTATTCAATGTTGCAATTGTTGTTACAAGATATTTTGGTGGTGTTAAATTAGGCATAAGAGGATTAATTGATGCATACTCTTCTTGTGCTGAAGAAGTAGTCAAAAATTCTAGATTAACTAAATTTGAAACCACCTTTATTTTTGAAGTCAGATGTAGCTATTCAAATTATTCTCAGATTTTACGCTTAATTTCACAAGAATCAGGTATTTACTTGTTATTTCAGGAGTTCTTGGAAGATGTTTTTTTCAGGATAGAAATAATTGAAAGCATTAAAGAAAGGGTATTACCAATTATTGAAAACAATTCTCAAGAAATAACTTTTATTGGGACATCAGAAAGAGAATTATAA
- a CDS encoding ABC transporter permease, giving the protein MKSLKMVKYEIKKILRSRAVLILSIIVPVILAFFGSSFYPKNISQNFNLVIYNQDKSFLGNFTFLLIKQFLNFENTVEISNESEFNRLIELGNYDSIIIIPKGFTNDLVNKLQTSLYIVPNPHNIQNSLMIYTAFKAVFDELAGIPEIKVGSTTDFLLSGGIGIDETRPKPEIKMLIPNAKEKMLFESESNDFGINDMFAPIVAVVTILISSMIGISYSVGQARESKLLDLYISNGLSIRVFAFSKLIAYLLVGFVMGLFSWGMFRLFGVQSQAISWHLFLLIFVSVFTFTSFGLVLSSFLKSSKAASFLVTAVIGLMFVFGNVLIPVPKGGFLEKFSYIFPVKYSLDAWRKLTVLGYGLSDIYKEIVILTIFGIFCFYLAIFLMRVTQET; this is encoded by the coding sequence ATGAAATCTTTAAAAATGGTCAAATATGAAATTAAAAAGATTTTAAGAAGCAGAGCAGTGTTGATTTTAAGTATAATTGTTCCTGTAATATTAGCTTTTTTTGGTTCCTCCTTTTATCCAAAAAATATTTCTCAAAATTTTAATTTAGTTATCTATAATCAAGATAAAAGTTTTTTAGGTAATTTTACATTTCTTTTAATCAAACAGTTTTTAAATTTTGAAAATACTGTTGAAATCAGTAATGAAAGTGAATTCAACAGATTAATTGAGTTAGGTAATTATGACTCTATAATTATAATTCCAAAAGGATTTACTAATGATTTGGTGAACAAACTTCAAACTTCTTTGTATATTGTTCCTAATCCACATAACATTCAAAATAGTCTAATGATTTATACCGCCTTTAAAGCAGTATTTGATGAATTGGCAGGTATTCCAGAAATAAAGGTTGGATCTACCACCGATTTTTTACTGAGTGGAGGAATAGGAATTGATGAAACAAGACCAAAACCAGAGATTAAAATGTTAATACCAAATGCGAAGGAAAAAATGCTCTTTGAATCTGAATCTAATGATTTTGGAATTAATGACATGTTTGCTCCAATTGTAGCTGTGGTTACGATCCTCATCTCATCGATGATTGGTATTTCATATTCTGTTGGTCAAGCCAGGGAATCAAAATTACTTGATTTATATATCTCAAATGGTCTATCAATAAGAGTTTTTGCTTTTTCGAAGTTAATAGCATATTTACTAGTTGGATTTGTGATGGGATTATTTTCTTGGGGAATGTTCAGACTTTTTGGTGTACAATCACAGGCCATAAGCTGGCATTTATTCCTGTTGATATTTGTATCTGTATTTACTTTTACATCTTTTGGTTTGGTACTTTCTTCTTTTTTAAAAAGCTCGAAAGCTGCATCTTTTCTTGTTACTGCAGTTATTGGGTTAATGTTTGTATTTGGAAACGTATTAATTCCTGTACCTAAAGGAGGTTTTCTGGAAAAGTTTTCTTATATTTTTCCTGTTAAGTATTCCTTAGATGCTTGGCGGAAACTTACTGTATTAGGTTATGGACTTAGTGATATATATAAAGAAATAGTTATTCTAACCATTTTTGGTATTTTTTGTTTCTATTTAGCTATATTTCTAATGAGGGTCACTCAAGAAACATGA